A genomic segment from Coccinella septempunctata chromosome 3, icCocSept1.1, whole genome shotgun sequence encodes:
- the LOC123309566 gene encoding uncharacterized protein LOC123309566 isoform X1: MVLNCRISTIVALSLLGSSFCLQDDPQRNLIQNDASFQNQQNQVSYQNQVSYQNHPSQVSFQNQQNQEYFVQQRPTVVQNYPQHYVPVPIQLLQRSVYTQQPQAALIIMKAFPVYLTPSQAANLQSQSPVHQDFNGRIPNFHMIHYSPAPSPPVYSTAQPSLAYPTAQPAPERPTVSAAPAQQSRANNYVSATNPGLYFASPSSAHQGDNYLNQLAQVVAQQYSKSPANFKAPAIIAGLENFSPEQQNQIKNHLKSYITSHAEGEKQEREISVSNDPQEKYSSKIASNQYPQQSDWRPAQQPTHSNSKN; the protein is encoded by the exons ATGGTTCTAAATTGTCGG ATTTCAACAATTGTGGCATTGAGCCTTCTGGGTTCATCCTTCTGCCTGCAAGATGATCCTCAACGGAACCTCATCCAGAACGACGCGTCCTTCCAGAATCAGCAGAACCAAGTTTCCTACCAGAACCAAGTATCCTACCAGAACCACCCAAGTCAAGTATCCTTTCAGAACCAACAGAACCAAGAATACTTCGTCCAGCAAAGACCTACAGTGGTACAAAACTATCCACAGCACTACGTTCCCGTCCCCATCCAGCTTCTACAACGCTCGGTGTACACCCAACAACCTCAAGCAGCCCTAATCATCATGAAGGCGTTCCCAGTCTATTTGACACCGTCGCAAGCGGCAAATTTACAGAGTCAGAGTCCAGTTCACCAAGATTTCAATGGGAGAATTCCCAATTTCCACATGATACATTACAGCCCCGCACCGTCGCCTCCAGTGTACTCAACTGCGCAGCCAAGTCTGGCATATCCGACAGCTCAGCCTGCTCCAGAGAGACCTACCGTCAGTGCCGCACCTGCGCAACAGAGTCGAGCTAACAATTACGTATCTGCTACCAACCCAGGACTATATTTCGCCTCACCGTCCAGCGCTCATCAAGGTGACAATTACCTAAATCAACTAGCGCAAGTGGTGGCTCAGCAATATTCGAAGTCGCCAGCCAATTTCAAAGCTCCAGCCATCATTGCAGGCCTGGAGAATTTCAGTCCAGAGCAGCAGAACCAAATTAAGAATCACCTGAAGAGTTACATAACTTCGCATGCGGAGGGTGAGAAACAAGAGAGGGAGATAAGTGTTTCCAATGATCCTCAGGAGAAATACTCGAGCAAGATCGCTTCGAACCAGTATCCCCAGCAGTCTGATTGGAGGCCTGCCCAACAGCCGACTcattcaaattcgaaaaattga
- the LOC123309566 gene encoding uncharacterized protein LOC123309566 isoform X4, whose protein sequence is MISTIVALSLLGSSFCLQDDPQRNLIQNDASFQNQQNQVSYQNQVSYQNHPSQVSFQNQQNQEYFVQQRPTVVQNYPQHYVPVPIQLLQRSVYTQQPQAALIIMKAFPVYLTPSQAANLQSQSPVHQDFNGRIPNFHMIHYSPAPSPPVYSTAQPSLAYPTAQPAPERPTVSAAPAQQSRANNYVSATNPGLYFASPSSAHQGDNYLNQLAQVVAQQYSKSPANFKAPAIIAGLENFSPEQQNQIKNHLKSYITSHAEGEKQEREISVSNDPQEKYSSKIASNQYPQQSDWRPAQQPTHSNSKN, encoded by the exons ATG ATTTCAACAATTGTGGCATTGAGCCTTCTGGGTTCATCCTTCTGCCTGCAAGATGATCCTCAACGGAACCTCATCCAGAACGACGCGTCCTTCCAGAATCAGCAGAACCAAGTTTCCTACCAGAACCAAGTATCCTACCAGAACCACCCAAGTCAAGTATCCTTTCAGAACCAACAGAACCAAGAATACTTCGTCCAGCAAAGACCTACAGTGGTACAAAACTATCCACAGCACTACGTTCCCGTCCCCATCCAGCTTCTACAACGCTCGGTGTACACCCAACAACCTCAAGCAGCCCTAATCATCATGAAGGCGTTCCCAGTCTATTTGACACCGTCGCAAGCGGCAAATTTACAGAGTCAGAGTCCAGTTCACCAAGATTTCAATGGGAGAATTCCCAATTTCCACATGATACATTACAGCCCCGCACCGTCGCCTCCAGTGTACTCAACTGCGCAGCCAAGTCTGGCATATCCGACAGCTCAGCCTGCTCCAGAGAGACCTACCGTCAGTGCCGCACCTGCGCAACAGAGTCGAGCTAACAATTACGTATCTGCTACCAACCCAGGACTATATTTCGCCTCACCGTCCAGCGCTCATCAAGGTGACAATTACCTAAATCAACTAGCGCAAGTGGTGGCTCAGCAATATTCGAAGTCGCCAGCCAATTTCAAAGCTCCAGCCATCATTGCAGGCCTGGAGAATTTCAGTCCAGAGCAGCAGAACCAAATTAAGAATCACCTGAAGAGTTACATAACTTCGCATGCGGAGGGTGAGAAACAAGAGAGGGAGATAAGTGTTTCCAATGATCCTCAGGAGAAATACTCGAGCAAGATCGCTTCGAACCAGTATCCCCAGCAGTCTGATTGGAGGCCTGCCCAACAGCCGACTcattcaaattcgaaaaattga
- the LOC123309566 gene encoding uncharacterized protein LOC123309566 isoform X2, with translation MKIIISTIVALSLLGSSFCLQDDPQRNLIQNDASFQNQQNQVSYQNQVSYQNHPSQVSFQNQQNQEYFVQQRPTVVQNYPQHYVPVPIQLLQRSVYTQQPQAALIIMKAFPVYLTPSQAANLQSQSPVHQDFNGRIPNFHMIHYSPAPSPPVYSTAQPSLAYPTAQPAPERPTVSAAPAQQSRANNYVSATNPGLYFASPSSAHQGDNYLNQLAQVVAQQYSKSPANFKAPAIIAGLENFSPEQQNQIKNHLKSYITSHAEGEKQEREISVSNDPQEKYSSKIASNQYPQQSDWRPAQQPTHSNSKN, from the exons ATGAAGATTATT ATTTCAACAATTGTGGCATTGAGCCTTCTGGGTTCATCCTTCTGCCTGCAAGATGATCCTCAACGGAACCTCATCCAGAACGACGCGTCCTTCCAGAATCAGCAGAACCAAGTTTCCTACCAGAACCAAGTATCCTACCAGAACCACCCAAGTCAAGTATCCTTTCAGAACCAACAGAACCAAGAATACTTCGTCCAGCAAAGACCTACAGTGGTACAAAACTATCCACAGCACTACGTTCCCGTCCCCATCCAGCTTCTACAACGCTCGGTGTACACCCAACAACCTCAAGCAGCCCTAATCATCATGAAGGCGTTCCCAGTCTATTTGACACCGTCGCAAGCGGCAAATTTACAGAGTCAGAGTCCAGTTCACCAAGATTTCAATGGGAGAATTCCCAATTTCCACATGATACATTACAGCCCCGCACCGTCGCCTCCAGTGTACTCAACTGCGCAGCCAAGTCTGGCATATCCGACAGCTCAGCCTGCTCCAGAGAGACCTACCGTCAGTGCCGCACCTGCGCAACAGAGTCGAGCTAACAATTACGTATCTGCTACCAACCCAGGACTATATTTCGCCTCACCGTCCAGCGCTCATCAAGGTGACAATTACCTAAATCAACTAGCGCAAGTGGTGGCTCAGCAATATTCGAAGTCGCCAGCCAATTTCAAAGCTCCAGCCATCATTGCAGGCCTGGAGAATTTCAGTCCAGAGCAGCAGAACCAAATTAAGAATCACCTGAAGAGTTACATAACTTCGCATGCGGAGGGTGAGAAACAAGAGAGGGAGATAAGTGTTTCCAATGATCCTCAGGAGAAATACTCGAGCAAGATCGCTTCGAACCAGTATCCCCAGCAGTCTGATTGGAGGCCTGCCCAACAGCCGACTcattcaaattcgaaaaattga
- the LOC123309704 gene encoding probable basic-leucine zipper transcription factor Q, translating into MNILPLSLAFFLCLVCFADAEAPTTKSPTPKKTRTADKETSYVPKEPVNSPTNFGFVPVKTSENYIQKEPLGRYIYPDLLRQTQAYTSKYSNYEKSQPTYQQQLTQYTQQQQQQASPSYHFAQTQATQYVYPEQYVQQPQDFSQTFDYQFSSPQFSQYYQEPATKNVNYVSANYIPQYLHLQQSSNSIENVISPKDQGVRYIMFIPSYVPQQSAVQNYYVSQQTAPQEYTTINQQSQHTAPQEYTTIHQQPQQTASQAYTTINQQPQQVQYVYNTEPSVNSQKESSYEKEPSSLLDSYVPSVVQLQYYKKLQAQSQANQIANNEKQTSHSSKKSNGKYER; encoded by the exons ATG aatATCCTTCCACTTTCCTTGGCATTCTTCTTATGCCTCGTATGTTTCGCCGATGCTGAAGCCCCAACCACAAAAAGTCCAACACCGAAGAAAACAAGAACAGCAGACAAGGAAACTTCCTACGTTCCCAAAGAACCAGTGAATTCACCCACCAATTTCGGTTTCGTACCAGTGAAAACCTCAGAAAACTACATCCAGAAAGAGCCATTAGGAAGGTACATCTACCCTGATCTCCTGAGACAAACTCAAGCATACACGTCCAAATATTCAAACTATGAGAAATCTCAGCCCACTTATCAGCAGCAACTGACGCAATACACCCAGCAGCAACAACAACAAGCATCGCCTTCATACCACTTTGCTCAAACACAGGCAACCCAATATGTTTACCCTGAACAGTATGTTCAGCAACCTCAAGACTTTTCCCAGACATTCGACTACCAATTCAGCTCACCACAATTCTCTCAATACTATCAAGAACCAGCCACTAAGAATGTGAATTACGTTTCTGCCAATTACATCCCACAGTACCTTCATCTTCAACAGTCCAGTAATTCTATTGAGAACGTCATCAGTCCTAAAGATCAGGGTGTGAGGTACATCATGTTCATTCCATCGTACGTCCCTCAGCAATCTGCTGTTCAGAACTACTACGTGTCTCAGCAGACAGCACCTCAAGAATACACAACAATCAATCAGCAGTCTCAGCATACAGCACCTCAAGAATACACAACAATCCATCAGCAGCCTCAGCAGACTGCATCTCAAGCATACACAACGATCAATCAGCAGCCTCAGCAAGTGCAGTATGTGTATAACACTGAACCTTCGGTAAATTCTCAGAAGGAATCCAGCTATGAAAAGGAACCATCCAGCTTGTTGGATTCATACGTACCTTCAGTTGTGCAACTTCAGTATTATAAGAAATTACAAGCACAAAGCCAGGCTAATCAGATTGCTAACAATGAGAAACAAACTTCTCACAGTTCAAAGAAAAGCAATGGCAAATATGAGAGATAA
- the LOC123309566 gene encoding uncharacterized protein LOC123309566 isoform X3 → MSSTISTIVALSLLGSSFCLQDDPQRNLIQNDASFQNQQNQVSYQNQVSYQNHPSQVSFQNQQNQEYFVQQRPTVVQNYPQHYVPVPIQLLQRSVYTQQPQAALIIMKAFPVYLTPSQAANLQSQSPVHQDFNGRIPNFHMIHYSPAPSPPVYSTAQPSLAYPTAQPAPERPTVSAAPAQQSRANNYVSATNPGLYFASPSSAHQGDNYLNQLAQVVAQQYSKSPANFKAPAIIAGLENFSPEQQNQIKNHLKSYITSHAEGEKQEREISVSNDPQEKYSSKIASNQYPQQSDWRPAQQPTHSNSKN, encoded by the exons ATGAGTTCTACT ATTTCAACAATTGTGGCATTGAGCCTTCTGGGTTCATCCTTCTGCCTGCAAGATGATCCTCAACGGAACCTCATCCAGAACGACGCGTCCTTCCAGAATCAGCAGAACCAAGTTTCCTACCAGAACCAAGTATCCTACCAGAACCACCCAAGTCAAGTATCCTTTCAGAACCAACAGAACCAAGAATACTTCGTCCAGCAAAGACCTACAGTGGTACAAAACTATCCACAGCACTACGTTCCCGTCCCCATCCAGCTTCTACAACGCTCGGTGTACACCCAACAACCTCAAGCAGCCCTAATCATCATGAAGGCGTTCCCAGTCTATTTGACACCGTCGCAAGCGGCAAATTTACAGAGTCAGAGTCCAGTTCACCAAGATTTCAATGGGAGAATTCCCAATTTCCACATGATACATTACAGCCCCGCACCGTCGCCTCCAGTGTACTCAACTGCGCAGCCAAGTCTGGCATATCCGACAGCTCAGCCTGCTCCAGAGAGACCTACCGTCAGTGCCGCACCTGCGCAACAGAGTCGAGCTAACAATTACGTATCTGCTACCAACCCAGGACTATATTTCGCCTCACCGTCCAGCGCTCATCAAGGTGACAATTACCTAAATCAACTAGCGCAAGTGGTGGCTCAGCAATATTCGAAGTCGCCAGCCAATTTCAAAGCTCCAGCCATCATTGCAGGCCTGGAGAATTTCAGTCCAGAGCAGCAGAACCAAATTAAGAATCACCTGAAGAGTTACATAACTTCGCATGCGGAGGGTGAGAAACAAGAGAGGGAGATAAGTGTTTCCAATGATCCTCAGGAGAAATACTCGAGCAAGATCGCTTCGAACCAGTATCCCCAGCAGTCTGATTGGAGGCCTGCCCAACAGCCGACTcattcaaattcgaaaaattga